In Lathyrus oleraceus cultivar Zhongwan6 chromosome 2, CAAS_Psat_ZW6_1.0, whole genome shotgun sequence, the DNA window ACTCTGGTTCCAGTACTGCGCTATGTGACTGAAGTTCCTTTTCATCCGGTTCAATGCGAGACACTGAAGCTCATTTATGAATGCATTTCAGAGTGTCCCGGAGCTGTATCAACTTCTCAGCTGGAGGAGCTTGTCCTTGTTTTGATAAGAATGCTTATAAAGCATTCTGATGGGGAGATGGGCATGGTTCCCGAGACATTTATAATGGCTTGCTCAGTATTTGTGACTCTTATGAGATCTCCAACTTGTAATGGAGCTTTAGATCTCTCAAAATCAATTTTGGAAGCAGTCAAACATGCAATTTTAGCTTGTCTCTATGTCTCTGAGAGGAATATCAACCAAATTTTGCAATGCTTGTACCTACTTAATGAGGCATATGCCTACAGTCATGATGCAAACTCCACTCACACTAGCAAACTAGAACTTAGACTTGGCGTTCTAGATATATGCAGAACACATTTACTGCCCTGGCTTGCAACAAGCATCAATGAAATGGAAGAAGAAATTATCCTGGGCTTGCTGGAAATTTTTCATTCGATACTGCTTCTGCATTGTACTATTAATTCTAGGGAATTTGCAGAGACTTTGATGTCATTTTGCTGGTTCAGTTTTTCATATGGATGTTTGGGGTTATATTCAGGAGATAGGATGAAACAGAGAATATATTTGTTAATCGGTTCACTCATAGATTCTCTACTGGGAAATGATACTGGACAACCTATTGAAGATGCTGCTTTACATCTGCCTTCGGACCCTGTCGATTTACTCTTTATGCTGGGGCAAAGGAGTACAGACAATTTAGATTTTTCTCCTTGTCAATCTGCTGCTTTGCTAATTATGTACACCAGTTCATTATATGACGAAAGGTAGTGAACTACAATATCCATTTGAGTCTTATTATCCTCATTAACAATTCACAGACATTTCTTGTCTAACAGTTTTCTGATTTTCATTGCTAGACTTGCAGATGATAAATTGGTTTTAGCTTCTCTTGAACAATATGTTCTACTTAATAGTAGTGATTTTCATGATTGGACAACTGATAATTTGACGGTGACTCGATTGGTGAATCTCTACAGTTTGTTGAGGGGTCTTGGCAATATGAACTACCAAATTAACTATAGTCAAGAAGCTGAGGAGATTATATTCCAGCTCATAAACAATGGCAAATGGGATTTACTTTCTGCTAGAATTCACACAGTATCATTGAAGTGGTTGTTTCAACAAGAGAATATAACTGAATCACTGTGTCATCAGATTTTGAAATTCTGCAGAAACTATAATTTAGAAGGGGATGCCATGATTATTGGAAACAGTAACCAAACTGTAAATGTACAGACACTTGCAGAGTTAGCATCCATTGAAGATAACTATGGAGCTAGAATTTTCGTGTGCTTATTGGCACAACTCGCTGAGGAAGATGGCCAGGAACATGACATAATTTCTGTTCTGAATTTAATGGCAACTATGATTCATATATGTCCAGCTGCTTCTAGCCAACTATCTTTGCATGGAATAGGGACAGCAATAAGGACTCAGTGCTTCTCGACAACAACTTTCATGCCCATCTTGATTTTAGTTTTTAGCACTTTGAGTTCAGTGCATCCTAAAACACTATCAACTGATCAGAGTTGGGTTGCAGTAACCATGAAGGTGAGTAACTGAATTTCAATTATGCATGTTACATCCCATTTTCATATACTAAAATGTTAATTGTTCATACAAAGTTGTTAAGATTATAGAAATTTAATGACTACTGTCATTAGATTCTTCCATATGTAAGACTCACTTTTCTTTTAGAGTGGCTTATTAGCATCTATATTTTTTATTTGGCTAAAGTACAGTGTACTTTTGTTCTTTCCAATTTACTCCTGCTTTAGAATTAGTTCCTGGACCTTTCTATTTGTGCCAATTTAGCTCAGACTAAATGTGGTTTGTAACCCGGCCATCTCTCTTTGACTAGGAGTTTATTAAGTTTTGTTGATAGAGATGTCATTTTCCCAAATGTTAAATGTGCAATCTGATAGAAACTGGCACTGAACAGAACAATTTGGATACATGGAAATACTTTATTGATAATAGCTGTGATGAACAATTCAAAACCAGAATATTACACTTACACACCTTACACTAGCTATAAGAAAATAATGCAGAACATTAGGACACACACATACCAAGACTTGAGAGCTTGGTTCTCTCCCTCTCAAGTGTCTAACATTCACAACTTCATGATAACCAGAACATGGTTCTGTTCCCTTCTCACCCTGCCTAAGTTTTGTAACTGCTCCTAATAATAATAATTGTTAATCTAATAATACTAATTGTTGCTCCTGGACTCTATAACTGCTACAGATAACATTTATAATGGCTGCTCCTATGCGTGTAACTGCTACTTTACGGCATTTAACGTGCTTTATTTGTACCCCTTCCTCTTACAAAATTATAAATATTCTTTATAAGAGGTCTAACACAACATCCACATTTTAGGCAAGGCAAAGCCGTAGTCTATATGGCAATGATTTTTGTTAGTTCTAATAGCATGTAACACTTCTGCAGATGATGGAGTACTCCATTCCACCAATAAAGGATGATATCTTAAGTCAAGAAAGTCTCTTCGTGATTGGCATTCTTTCCTTGATCTTACATCTTTCCACCCATAAAGTACTTGAAGAGACTTCAAAGGCCATTCTTTTTAATACTTGTATAATATCTGTCGTCAATACAATAGTCAGTGCAGCTTCTTCAGAAGGACCTGCTTTGGTTGACCATGACGAGGGAACAAGTACTGGAGAAACTTTAATATTTGTTCTTTTGCTTCATTACTTTGCTGTTAAAAGGTAAGCCCCGCTTGCCTCAGTAGTAGAAAAATAGAAGAGCACTTATCCTCTTCTTGCAGTTGCAATTTGTGCTTGTAATAGTTCAAATAATgatttgaaaataaaatgaaattggtGTTGAAACTACTTTAACCCTAATAAAGATTCTCAAATTGTGTGAGTGTCTTAAAAtttgttttagaaaaaaaaaGTTAAGAGATATTGAAAGATAGGAAACACAACAAAGAAGGCTGAAATATTTTGAGATGAGAATATATAAAAACAGACCATCTGGTTATAATTTGATATTTCCAAATTGCAAACTTTGAAACCTGTCTTTAAATTGTATTAGAAAATGTTTACATTCAAAATGGAATAACTCATAATGCATACTTATATCATTAATGAAAGATATGGATTATGGgaaaacaattttaaaaacatTCATTTCTTTCAATACTGaatatattaatattttaatgtAGTTTGTTATTCAAAGTTATTTACTTATGCTTATATAAGAGAACATGTGATTTTTTAAATAATAACTAGTTAGTTAGCTTACTGTCTAAGAAACCAAATGGGCAGGAAAGCAGCATCCTTCCAAACTAGAGATGATTTACTAAGGCCTTACCCTAACCATTGTCAGGGTAATGTAAAATTAGTTCTTAACTAGATAATGCCAGTGTTAGATTTGCTGAATAAATATTAATTCTTATAGAACCATGTGAAAAAGAGAAGTTGGTAAATTTAATTTTTCACAACCCTCAATTCtgttaataatttatttttagCAATGACATCAATTCATTAACGATCAATTTGATGAACATGGAGTTAAACTTGTAACTCTTGACCCATAATCATGGTAGCCACTCAAAAATCAAGGACACAAAAGTATACAAACTAAGGCATTGCCAATTATGGTGAAAAGCAGAGTTACACTAATATTAAAGGAGTAGTTACGAAATGAGACATAGCTGCAACTCACTTCCATTTTTTTATATATTACTATAAATTGAGAATTTGTCGCACTTGTTTGTGACTACACAAGAATTACTGTAGAAGGCAATATTTTGAGTTCTTAACTAACATCTTTACAGTGAATGCTTGTTACATTTTACTTTCTTTATGATTTACTCTAAATGTAAAGATATCTATCAATGTTGCAACAGAAATATAAATGATTTCTAACATGTTGTCAATGCTAAATTCTCTGTTCTAGCTTGCACGCTATCCTACCCGGGTTTGTGGATTGGCAAAGCTTCCTTATTTCAATGAATTCATCTGAACCACAAGCCTTCATAGGCATTCGTTGTCACGACTTGTGCAGACTTCTGCATTTTGGTTCTCCTGTGGTCAAGATTATTGCTTCTTATTGCCTGTTAGAGTTGTTCAACAGAATATCAGATCAAATAAACAGTAAACAAGAAGAGTTGAAATGTACATTTGGGTATTTAATGTCCTTAAGGAATATATTGGAAGGGCTGGTATTTTATAATGACCCATCAGTGGCTACAAATTGTGCACTCTGCCTGTCGATTCTTCTGCGGTGGGAAAAT includes these proteins:
- the LOC127119270 gene encoding protein PUTATIVE RECOMBINATION INITIATION DEFECT 1, with the translated sequence MYMNIDSQNIDVEDDGDSRCCCSHGHRSSLNLQTQHGGTICLVCFSNLISNPLSPTIHVSYALSQLSRSLSIPHFLHSIVTFHPHFFVSPLVTALSSFNDEPIAEQLVNLILNLVVSSDPSVCREFVARVSDRVSSGALGWSPRQLHTLHCLGVLLNCEKEDDLHVHIKDIYSLISILVTGLQLPSEEIRGEVLFVLYKLSALDSISEAGDGSDMLIPFCPKLLYLLIDVLLKTQNDDVRLNCIALLTMLARRQLLREESVYDIGNMSLAGEVSSKETEDRAKGASLVNLFAEAIKGPLLSSESQVQIGSLDLLFHYLSSVGTSGDQIQVLVEENVADYLFEILRLSENKDPEVKMCLQVLNLLSNSEEAFRPRLVVGFSTLVPVLRYVTEVPFHPVQCETLKLIYECISECPGAVSTSQLEELVLVLIRMLIKHSDGEMGMVPETFIMACSVFVTLMRSPTCNGALDLSKSILEAVKHAILACLYVSERNINQILQCLYLLNEAYAYSHDANSTHTSKLELRLGVLDICRTHLLPWLATSINEMEEEIILGLLEIFHSILLLHCTINSREFAETLMSFCWFSFSYGCLGLYSGDRMKQRIYLLIGSLIDSLLGNDTGQPIEDAALHLPSDPVDLLFMLGQRSTDNLDFSPCQSAALLIMYTSSLYDERLADDKLVLASLEQYVLLNSSDFHDWTTDNLTVTRLVNLYSLLRGLGNMNYQINYSQEAEEIIFQLINNGKWDLLSARIHTVSLKWLFQQENITESLCHQILKFCRNYNLEGDAMIIGNSNQTVNVQTLAELASIEDNYGARIFVCLLAQLAEEDGQEHDIISVLNLMATMIHICPAASSQLSLHGIGTAIRTQCFSTTTFMPILILVFSTLSSVHPKTLSTDQSWVAVTMKMMEYSIPPIKDDILSQESLFVIGILSLILHLSTHKVLEETSKAILFNTCIISVVNTIVSAASSEGPALVDHDEGTSTGETLIFVLLLHYFAVKSLHAILPGFVDWQSFLISMNSSEPQAFIGIRCHDLCRLLHFGSPVVKIIASYCLLELFNRISDQINSKQEELKCTFGYLMSLRNILEGLVFYNDPSVATNCALCLSILLRWENLAKETEQLGKSSWFRLIIEEMTVSLAAPAIASQSFTNSQTPAVLIAIALLKLHKIPQWMRSVLNNSCISGILENLAASDLSSEILVLFRQLLKSDFLSTEQIATINQMLQECRRHMYSNNAQDSLPSEPIKKVLAMPYDLGDICQHLIDLMASEAYLDMDFWGFHMGSKRLLEEIELFFSTLTVDDDSCR